The following coding sequences lie in one Anguilla anguilla isolate fAngAng1 chromosome 14, fAngAng1.pri, whole genome shotgun sequence genomic window:
- the zgc:73226 gene encoding BCL2/adenovirus E1B 19 kDa protein-interacting protein 3 isoform X1, whose protein sequence is MSLSGSQSPEDGLHGSWVELEGVSALIGCRESVAGPQGTTSPLLQGELERILLEAQLECERTSHTDSPPQQGTPRSAGSPQPASEGSSSTDCITIQSDEGERRTSAEWVWAWSSRPENLPPKEFVFQHPKQTSSLSVRKSEVMKRKLFSSDVLLVLIPSLVASHLLTLGLGIYIGKRLAASSASTL, encoded by the exons ATGTCACTTTCCGGCTCCCAGTCACCAGAAGACGGCTTGCACG GCTCGTGGGTGGAGCTGGAGGGTGTTTCGGCACTGATAGGGTGCAGGGAGAGCGTGGCAGGTCCACAGGGCACTACCTCCCCcctcctgcagggggagctAGAGAGAATCCTCCTGGAGGCACAGCTGGAGTGTGAGAGGACAAGCCACACAGACAG CCCTCCCCAGCAGGGTACCCCGCGGTCAGCAGGCTCACCTCAGCCAGCGAGTGAGggaagcagcagcacagactgCATTACCatacag TCGGACGAGGGCGAGAGACGGACGAGCGCAGAGTGGGTGTGGGCCTGGTCCAGTCGTCCTGAGAACCTACCGCCAAA GGAGTTCGTCTTTCAGCACCCCAAGCAGACGAGCTCTCTCAGCGTGAGGAAGAGCGAGGTGATGAAGAGGAAGCTCTTCTCCTCCGACGTGCTTCTCGTCCTAATCCCCTCCCTTGTGGCTTCACACCTGCTCACGCTGGGGTTAGG gaTTTACATCGGCAAGCGTTTGGCTGCCTCCTCCGCCAGCAcgctgtga
- the zgc:73226 gene encoding BCL2/adenovirus E1B 19 kDa protein-interacting protein 3 isoform X2 — protein MRRYPTARSLGSWVELEGVSALIGCRESVAGPQGTTSPLLQGELERILLEAQLECERTSHTDSPPQQGTPRSAGSPQPASEGSSSTDCITIQSDEGERRTSAEWVWAWSSRPENLPPKEFVFQHPKQTSSLSVRKSEVMKRKLFSSDVLLVLIPSLVASHLLTLGLGIYIGKRLAASSASTL, from the exons ATGCGCCGCTACCCTACTGCGCGCTCTCTCG GCTCGTGGGTGGAGCTGGAGGGTGTTTCGGCACTGATAGGGTGCAGGGAGAGCGTGGCAGGTCCACAGGGCACTACCTCCCCcctcctgcagggggagctAGAGAGAATCCTCCTGGAGGCACAGCTGGAGTGTGAGAGGACAAGCCACACAGACAG CCCTCCCCAGCAGGGTACCCCGCGGTCAGCAGGCTCACCTCAGCCAGCGAGTGAGggaagcagcagcacagactgCATTACCatacag TCGGACGAGGGCGAGAGACGGACGAGCGCAGAGTGGGTGTGGGCCTGGTCCAGTCGTCCTGAGAACCTACCGCCAAA GGAGTTCGTCTTTCAGCACCCCAAGCAGACGAGCTCTCTCAGCGTGAGGAAGAGCGAGGTGATGAAGAGGAAGCTCTTCTCCTCCGACGTGCTTCTCGTCCTAATCCCCTCCCTTGTGGCTTCACACCTGCTCACGCTGGGGTTAGG gaTTTACATCGGCAAGCGTTTGGCTGCCTCCTCCGCCAGCAcgctgtga